The DNA region TGCCGGTACTCGACGCCTGCAAATGGGAAAAACTCGAAGGCGACCCGCACACCGTCAACCTCAACGCCTACACAAGCGAAGACGGCAGCAAAATCATGGGCACCTGGATCTGCACGCCGGGCAAATGGTATGTGGAATACGTGAAGTGGGAATACTGCGATTTCCGCGAGGGGTACTGCATCATCACCCCAGAGGGAAAGGAGCCGATCCATCTGCGCGCCGGTGACATTTTTGTCATTGAGCCGGGCATGAAAGGCACGTGGGAAGTGGTTGAAACCGTGCGTAAGTATTTCGTGTTTGCCTGATGCAAAAAAACCGGGAGATCACCCGACGTGATTTCCCGGTAAATGTCGATAGGAACATGCCGTACTTGTGGGAGCGAGCTTGCTCGCGATGGCGGTGGAACATCCACAACCAGTGTTGACTGTGCCGCCCCCATCGCGAGCAAGCTCGCTCCCACAGGTTTTATTGCGGTTTGCGATAGCTGTTGATGATTGCCGAGAAGTCTTTGCCACCATCCCCACGCTGGCTCATCGCCTGATACAACTGCTGGGCCACCGCGCCGAGCACCACCGGTTGGTGCGCCTGACGTGCCGCCTCAGTGGCCAGTCCCAGATCCTTGAGCATCAGTTCGGCACCGAAACCGCCAGTGTAGCCACGCGAGGCCGGCGACGTTTCGACGATACCCGGCCACGGGTTGTACATTTCCGAACTCCAGCAACGGCCGGTGGAACTGTTGATGATTCCGGCCAACACTGTTGTGTCGATCCCGAGCGCATCACCCAGTGCCATGGCTTCGCTGACACCGACCATGGAGATCGCCAGCAGCAGGTTGTTGCAGATCTTGG from Pseudomonas sp. ACM7 includes:
- a CDS encoding cupin domain-containing protein is translated as MTAPITVLRDTHPLPVLDACKWEKLEGDPHTVNLNAYTSEDGSKIMGTWICTPGKWYVEYVKWEYCDFREGYCIITPEGKEPIHLRAGDIFVIEPGMKGTWEVVETVRKYFVFA